The following is a genomic window from Sphingorhabdus sp. Alg231-15.
CGCGCTTCAGCGTCGTAACCATTGCGGCAATCTCGGCTTGAGCAGACCGTCCGGAGTTGCCGATCTGGTTGGTCACATCTTTTGCGGTATTGATAACGACCGGAAGATGTTCGCGAAGCTGTTCCAGGTTTTTATAAGCAGCGCCGCCGACATCATCCAATTTTTTCATTTTGGACAGGCCATCGCTCAATGCCGTTTTGATATTGCTTGCGGCCTTGTTCAGCTTCTCCGAGGATTGGGAGCCCAGAGTTTCCAGCTCTCTGGTTTCGCCGGCCAAAAATTCGCGCGCCATGGCGAGTTCGTTATTCACGGTCTTCAGCCGGTATTCCAACTGCTCCGATTCCGCTCTTAGTGAGGATGCCACATCGTCGAAGCGTTTGGCCTCGCGGCTGCTGTTACGCATATAAAGAAGATAAAGGATCGCAAAGGTCGCAAGAGGCAGGCAATATTGCGAGAGCAGATCGATTCCGCCCTTCATAGTAGGGATTGTTGTAAATATGTCGCGATTGGCCCACGCAAAAAAGCCGGTCCAAAGCGCTACAGCGAGACCCAACACCACCGGCGCGATATACTGGCTCTTAGAGGTAGGGACATGGTCTTCATCAGAATAATGACTCCATTCGTCATCACCGCTGATTTCATCAACCTCTTGATCCGTTTCGATTTCCTCTGAACTGTCGTGACTTTCATCGTCAAGCTCCAGGGCCTCGCCGCCATCAGTTTCGTCAAATTCGACATGCTCCATATGCGGTTCTTCGCCGCGGTCACGTCTGATCCCGATAATTTTTGATCCACTTGTCATGAGTCGTATTTACCATAAAAATCGCTCAGAGAAACTATAAGTTAACCATGGCACCCTAAGAAACCCACATGTCATTCGATTATGGAGCGCTCGACGCAGCATTAGCCGCTGCAGTTGGTGACGATCAGTCACTTATTGCAGAGTTACGCACAGCTTTTCTGGAGAGTGCAAAACGTCAGGTGGATTTGCTTCACCGCGCGCGTTGCGACGCCAATTGGGAATATGCTGCATGGCGCCTGAAGGGGCTGGCTGCAAGCTTCGGGGCTACGCATGTCATTGCGCTGGCTGAAGAAGCTGCAACGGCTGCTCCCGGAGAGCCGACAGTGCTCAAGAAGCTGGAACGGGCAATAGCGGCGATCGAAAACCATCGCGATTAAGCTGTTTGCGAATGGCGATTGATAATCGTCAGATATCGCTTTGATGCCCCCATTGATGATCCTATAAGAAGCCCAAGTCGTCCGACTGGCAATTTGGGATATACTTTTTGAGACTGGCACTTATTTCCTTGTCCACCGAGGTTTCCGCAGGCGATGGCCCGGTTGGAATGCTGCCGTTATTCGACGCGACCATTGTCGAACGGCAAGTACGATCGGTACGCAATATGGGTGCCGAGAAAATCATCTTCCTGAGCCCCGCCATGCATAGCGGCTTACTTCAATATACCGACAGCCTGATCCAGCAGGATATTGATGTCGAGATTGCCCGCAATGTTTCCGATCTCGGGCAATATGCATCGGCCGAAGATGATTTGATCTTTCTAAGTGATGGAATTTTTCCAGATCAATCGATTGAGGAGCATCTGTCGAACCAGTCCGGTGAACTGATTTATGTTGTTGTAAATGCAGAGGAATATGCGGATTTCGAACGTATCGACCTGGGCCATCGATGGCTTGGCATTGCGCTGGTAAAGGCGGATCGTCTTTCCGAGATATCCCAGATTCCAGATGACTGGGATATCGGTTCGGCATTGCTTCGTACGGCAGTGCAGTCGGAATGCAGGCGTGAAGTTCTGTCGGATGACGATTTGCAATCGGATGCGGTTACACAAGTGCTGAACGCTGATACAGCAATGACCTACCAAAACAGGAGGCTTGGCAAGCTTCGGCTTTCCAAACAGAATTTGCTCGATCGCCTTGTCAGCTGGCCGTTGATGCGCAAGGCGCTGCCAATTCTCTGGAAGAGGCCAGAATCTAAGAAATATCTCGGCATTGGAAGCATTGTTACCGCACTGAGTGCAATTGCATTGGCCGTTCTGGACTGGCCCGTAGTCGCGCTGGTATTTCTACTGATTGGTTCAGTCTCAATGCAAATGCGAAACCGGATATCGCTATTTTCAACCCGCAATGAAAACTACGGACCAATAAGCCTGTTTTTCTGCTTGATGGCAGCGATCGTCTTGACAGTTTCGGTTTTGCGTATGTCTCCGGCGGGGGCGCTCGTTGGAGATATGACCGTATTGATGCTTTTTTTTGGTAATTTGTGGATGGTTCACTCTGCGCCGGATAATCTTCGCTTGAATTGGATAAGGCCAGATATCTCGTTGATTCTAATAATATTTATTGTTGCTAGTGGGTTTGGTTTCTTCTCAATAGGCTTGTATTTTGCTGCGTTGCTCTGTCTGGCTTATCTCGTGGTAGCGCATAACGGCCGCTGGTCGTTGTCAGTGCCCCAGAATTCCAGCAAATAGAACATATTGCACTTAGCCAGATATTAACCACATTAGCTTACGTCGAACACTATGGCGAAGCGAGATATTTTAATGGATCAGAAATCAGGCGTTGGCCTTGTCCAGCAAGCTGCTGCGATAAGTGCTTCGAGCGCTTATATATCTGATGATCTCGCTGCAGCTTTATTTCCCAAGTCTGACGTAATTTTATCAGACCGGATGCTGTCTAATGGCCGCCAATATCTGCGGGCTATCGTGCAGGATATTGAGGCTGAGATATGCCTGATCGCAGCCAAAGACTTCGGTTTGACGCATGACACGATCATCGAGATAGGCAATAGCAGCAGAGGTCATAGCTATGGGCTTCTTCAAAAGGCGGGCCTTCTGGAAAGCAAACCACTGCTTGATCACGTTTTCGTGAGCGTACAGCGGGTGGAGCTAGGGGCGCGACTTGCGCAGAAAATATCGCAAGCAGATCTGGAAACGGTCTGGACGCGCCACCTTGATAATGAGGATTCTGCAGTTGCAGATGCCGCAATGGCTCTTCTTGTCGCGCAAAGCCGGGACAATGCAGGCCCAGGATCAATTCATGCTCATATCGACAATCTTCCCGCCGATATAATATTCGCACTGACATGGCCAATCGTTGCGGCATTGCAAAAACTGTCAGGTTATGATGGACCGGAACTCGCCAAGGCCGCTGAAAGACTGCTTGGTAGTCATGATGAAGGCGCGGCGACGCAAAACCGGGCAAGGCGGTTGGCACAGCTTGTCGACCCACTGGAGGAAGGTTCAGAGAACCTGCATCCTTTACATGATGGTCTGGACCTGTTTCTCGCGCGTCTGGCAGGTCGCTCGGATTTATCGGTTGATCAACTCATCCGATTTACCGCTGAGCCAAATATGATACGTCTCGTCTTGACGATGCGTGCGGTTAACCTGACTACAGAACAGGCATTGTCGATATTCGGAAGTCTGGACGGCAGCGGTCAATTGCTTACGCCGGCATCCTACAATGACATCGACGGTGAAAAGGCTTCAGATCTGGTCATAAATTGGTCAGGTAACTCGCTTTATCAAGATGCTCAACGCTTCTTGAACAGCTATGATTCAGGCGTTTCGGACTGATGACTGTTTCCGGCAATCTGGCTGAGCCCGTGCGCGGGCAGCTAGACAGTGATGGCCGCTTGATCGCGGCCGATCCATTGTTGCTGCGTCTGCATTTGCATTGCGGTGGTTATGAAGGTGGACCATTGGCGGTTCCGCAACTTTCAAACCTGTGCCGCTTGAGCCGGCAACTGAATATGAATCTCTCGCGTCCAGTGCAGGCAGCAGATGATGATAATTTGATCAATATGTGGGTTGAGACCCGTCTTCATCGTGGAGAGAATGACGGGAATATTGCGATCAGCATCATTGATTGGAAAGAAACGCCTGTGCCCTCGAACAGTGGTGCGTCTTTGGGCCGTCAAAGGGACTTCGATCGCTTGAACGGACGTGGGTCCATACGGACCGATGCTTCATTGCGGATCATGGCGCTATCGTTGCCGGATGACCTTGATGCGGTCGAAAAATATATCGGCCAGTCGTTGCTCGATGTCGTAGATTTTATTGCGCCATCCAAGCAGAGTGTGTTGATTGAATCGATCTCGGAACGACAGCCAGTGCGCGGCCAAAATGTCCGTCAGAAATATGGTAAGAAATTACACTATATTCTATCGGGTCAGCCTCTGATCGACAATGAGGGCCTGTTCTCTGGCTATCGGTTCTCTCTGGAACTGGATGAAAATGAAGCCACTGGGGATATTCTTGACGAACCCGGATCGAGCATTCCCAAAAATGAGCTGATCAGTGATTCTCTGTTCGGTTCGCAACTGGGCCCCGCTTTGCGGCAGCCTCTGGGCAAGATTATCGCCAATGCCGAGACCATCGGCAGTCGTTTGGAAGGTCCGCTGCGCGGCGACTATTCCGACTATGCCAAGGATATTGCGTCCGCTGGTCGCCATTTAATGGATCTGGTCAATGATCTGTCAGATCTGGAAGCGATTCAACGCACGGGTTTTTCGGTTGCGGCAGACGATATTGACCTAGTTGATCTGTGCCACCGCGCTGCCGGACTATTGGCGGTGAAGGCCGCTGACCACCAGATCAGAATTGATTTGCCCGACAAGGATATCGAAATGCCGGTTAGGGGCGAATTTCGCAGAGTATTGCAAATATTGGTCAATCTGATTGGCAACGCCATTCGCTATTCACCTGATGGTTCCGTGATCAAATTGCAGGTGGTGCAAGACGGCGAATATTCTGCGATTACCGTGCGCGATCAAGGTGCCGGTATTGCGGAAGATGATCATCAGCGTATCTTTGAGAAGTTTGAAAGGCTCGGCCGTTCCGGCGATGGCGGTAGCGGCCTTGGCCTGTTCATCTCGCGCCGTCTGGCCAACGCGATGGACGGAAGTCTGTCGGTCGAAAGCGCTGTTGGCAAAGGTTCGACATTTAAGCTCAGTCTACCTTCACGGGCCGTTTAGACACAAAAAAGGGAGCGATGAAGCTCCCTTTTTCTAACTCGTGATTGTCCAGATTACCGCTGACCAATTTCCACATAGTCGCGCTGCGTGGGGCCTGTATAAAGCTGGCGTGGACGTCCTATGACCTGACCGGGATCAGAAATCATTTCGTTCCACTGGGCAACCCAGCCAACGGTCCGGGCCAGCGCGAACAGCGCAGTAAACATAGAGGTTGGGAAGCCAATTGCTGACAGAATGATGCCGGAATAGAAATCGACATTCGGGAATAGCTTCTTCTCTTTGAAATAGTCATCATTCAGAGCCATTTCTTCGAGTTGCAATGCAACGTCAAAGACAGGATCATTGACCTTCAGGGCATCGAAGACTTCACGTACGGTCTTTTGCATGACCGTCGCGCGTGGGTCGTGATTTTTGTAAACACGATGACCAAAGCCCATAAGGCGGAAGGGGTCATTTTTGTCTTTAGCGCGGGCAATATATTCAGGAATGCGATCCGGATGGCCGATTTCATGCAGCATATTGAGCGCCGCTTCATTGGCGCCGCCATGGGCAGGGCCCCAGAGACAGGCAATGCCGGCTGCGATGCAGGCAAAAGGATTGGCACCGGAAGAACCGGCAAGCCGTACGGTTGATGTTGAAGCATTTTGCTCGTGGTCGGCATGGAGGATGAAAATCCGGTCCATTGCTTTTTCAACCGCAGGAACAACTTCATAGGGTTCCGCAGGAACGCCAAAGGTCATGCGCAGGAAATTGCCGGTGTAGGACAGGCTATTGTCCGGATGCATGAAGGGTTGGCCGACGGCATATTTATAAGCCATTGCCGCAATAGTAGGCATTTTTGCGATCAACCGGTGACTGGCGATCATCCGCTGTTCGGGATCACTGATATCCGTGCTGTCGTGATAGAAAGCGGAAAGAGCGCCTACGACACCGCACATGATCGCCATCGGATGCGCATCACGGCGGAACCCGTTATAAAAAGTGGAAAACTGATCATGCAACATGGTGTGGCGTGTGATCGTGTTGGTGAATTCGGCATATTCGTCTGCCGATGGAAGTTCGCCGCGCAAGAGCAGGTGAGCAACTTCCATGAAACTGCTTTTTTCAGCCAGCTGACCGATGGGATAGCCACGATGCAGCAATACACCTTCACCGCCGTCGATAAAGGTCAGCTCTGATTCACAGCTCGCCGTTGATTTAAAACCCGGATCGTAAGTGAAGGCACCAGTTTGGCCGTAAAGTTTCCGAATATCTACGACATCCGGTCCTTCCGTGCCCTGCATAACGGGAAATTCGTAATTTTCGCCGCCTAGGTTGAATGATGCGCTATTGTTGCCCACAATATTGTCCTTTCTGCTCCTGAGAAATTCAGGTTATTTTATCTGATCTGCAAGACGACCCAATGACTCTTCCTTGCCCAAGAGTATCAGAACGTCAAAAATTCCGGGTGAACTGGTACTTCCTGTTAAGGCCGCCCGCATAGGTTGTGCAAGCTTTCCTAACCCCAATTCGGCGGCTTCCGCTATCGCTTTTACCCGATCCTCAGTGCTCTCGATCGTCCAGTCGTCAAGGTCGGTCAAGGTAGAATGAATCGATTCAAGCAGTTGCCGTGCGTCAGCATCTAGCAGAGATTGTGCCTTCTCGTCGAGGTCAAGTGGTCGTTTTTTATAGAGAAAAAGGCTATTATTAGCCAATTCGATAAGGTTTTTCGCCCGGCTCTTCAAAACCGGCATTGCTTGCGCGAGCAATTCGGCTTCGGCGGGTGCCAGTTTCGTGCCCAATTCCTCCTCGATCAAAGGGGAAGTCAGCAATACAAGTCCGTTGTCATCTGCTTCACGAATATATTGACCATTTAAGTTCTGGAGCTTTTTTGCATCAAAGCGCGAGGGGGATTTCCCAACGCCGGACAGCCCAAACCATTCTATTGCCTGTTCGCGGGAGATAATTTCGTCATCGCCATGACCCCAGCCCAAACGAAGCAGATAATTGAACATCGCGTCAGACATGATGCCCATATCGCGATAGGCCTCCACGCCCAATGCGCCATGCCGCTTGGAAAGCTTGGCGCCATCATTGCCGTGGATGAGCGGAATATGAGCATAGGTCGGCTCTTTCCAGCCCATTGCGCGGATCATCGCGAGTTGCCGAAAGGCATTGTTGAGATGGTCGTCACCGCGGATCAGATGGGTCACGCCCATATCATGATCATCCACGACCACGGCCAGCATATAGGTAGGCGTGCCGTCGGAGCGGAGGAGAATGAAGTCGTCAATCTCGCTGTTCTGAACCGAAACCTCTCCCTGAACCGCATCTGTGACGGTCATCTTGCCACCGGTTTCCGTCTTTAGTCGGATGACATAAGGCGCGCCTTCCGGAGCTTCGGACGGATCGCGATCCCGCCAACGCCCGTCATAGCGCATCGGCTTCTTTTCTGCCTTTTGCTGTTCGCGCATGGCGGTCAATTCTTCCGGCGTCGCGAAACATTTATAGGCATTGCCAGCCGCAAGCAGTTCATGCGCGACTTCCGCATGGCGGGCGGCGCGTTCGGATTGAAAAACTGGCTCGTCATCCCAGTCAAGACCCAGCCAATCAAGTCCTTCCAATATCGCGTCAATCGCTTCCTGCGTGGATCGCGCCTTGTCTGTATCTTCAATTCTGAGCAGCGCCTTGCCGCCATGATGCCGGGCGAACAGCCAGTTGAACATGGCGGTGCGCGCGCCGCCAATATGCAAGAACCCGGTCGGGGAAGGCGCAAAGCGCGTGACGACTTGTTCTGATTTATTAAGATTCACGCTTGGTGTTTCCCTGTGTTAGGCAAAAATAATGCAGAGTGGCGTTGATCCGAATAGCTCTTGCGTAACGCCCGATAATATCGGTATGACCACCATTTCCGGTTCGATTGGCAAGGCCCTTAGCATGCCGTTTCGCGCACGACAATTGCCTGAATATATTAGAAATTGGCAATTTTTCACGCGTCTGGAAGTTCAGCTTGAAAAAGAACGCGACCGGCTAGCCTTGTGGGTGCCGGTCGGTGTCGGGACGGGAATCGCGGTCTGGTTCATTCTCGCCAACATTGCTCTTTGGACCGCATTTATCGCGCTTTCCGTTGGATTGGCCTTAAGTGTCAAAGCGGGGGATCGCGGGCAACGCCTCAGTAGCGCATTTTCCTGGTTTATGATCTTATTGGCTGTCGGCTGTGCCGTCATGTGGTTGCGTTCATGGGCAGTGGCATCGCCAGTATTGGATCGTCCAACCGTGACCTCCTTTTATGCAGAGGTTGAAAAGGTGGAGGTGGTCAGTGCCCGCGACATTGTCCGGTTGACTCTGAAAACTCACGAAAAGCAGAAATTGCCGCCGCGCGTGCGTGTAAATATACCCATCGACAGGGCCGTTGTTGATTTGCAGGCTGGCACGGTTATCCAACTGCGCGCGCGGTTAATGCCACCAGCGATGTCCAGCCTCCCTGGCGCTTATGATTTTTCTCGACGTGCATGGTTCATGGGACTGGGGGCTACCGGCCAACTGTTGGGAGAAATCCGCGTCGTTCAACCAGTAGAACCCTCATGGGGACCGTTTTCGGCGATGCCGGAATATCGTCAGAAGCTATCCCATCATGTCCAATCTCGCATGGCGGGCGGGGCAGGGGCCATTGGTGCAACTTTGGCCACAGGCGATCGCGGAGCGATCAGCGATGAAGATGCAGAGGCCATGCGGCGCAGCGGTTTGGCGCACCTGCTTTCGATCAGCGGGCTGCATGTGACAGCTGTTGTCGGCGCGGTCTATCTGTTGGTCTTGCGTTTGCTTGCACTGTTCCCGCCGTTGGTGCTCCGCTACCGATTGCCGATTATTGCCGCCGGCTTCGCGGCAATTGCGGCTTTGTCCTATACGTTGATGACGGGTGCACAGGTGCCAACGATAAGAGCGTGCGTTGCTGCATTGTTGGTCTTGATGGCGCTAATGTTGGGACGCAATGCAATCACGCTGCGTATGGTTGCTGCGGGCGCTCTGTTTGTGTTGATCGTTTGGCCGGAATCTCTTGTCGGTCCAAGCTTTCAGCTCAGCTTCGCGGCAGTCACCGCGATTATTGCGATGCACGAACATCCTAAGATTCAGGCATTATTTGCCCGGCGAGAGGAAGGCATTGTCAAGCGATTGGGGCGGATCATTTTGGCGCTTTTCCTTACCGGTTTGGTCGTCGAGCTGGCATTGATGCCTATCGCTTTGTTTCATTTCCACAAAGCAGGCATTTACGGCGCGCTGGCCAATATCGTCGCTATTCCCCTGACAACATTTGTGATTATGCCGTTGGAGGCATTGGCGCTTCTACTTGATACAGTCGGTCTTGGGGCACCGTTCTGGTGGTTATGTGAGAAAGCATTGGGCAGCCTTTTGCTGTTGGCACATTTTGTCTCCAGTCGTCCGGGGTCAGTGACAATGTTGCCAACCATGCCGTTGACCGCATTCGGGTTGGTAATTGCAGGTGGTTTGTGGCTGTGCCTGTGGGGTCAGCGTTGGCGAATCTGGGGCTTGGCGCCGGTTTGTCTTGGCATAGTCATCATAGCAACAACCCGCGCTCCTGATCTCTATATTACTAGCGATGGTCGTCATGTCGGTATCCGGAATGATGCAGGAGAGCTGGCGATGCTCCGTACGCGCAGTGGTGATTTTGTACGCAATATGCTGCTGGAAAATGCGGGAATTGACGGGGAAACAACAGCATTGGAAGATTGGCCCAACGCGCATTGCAACAGCGATAGCTGCACCATCACTATGGCAATTGGCGATAGAGATTGGGTGATCGTTGCGACGCGCAGTTCCTACTATATTCCAGCCATGGCATTGTCAGCGGCCTGCCGCCATGCCGATATTGTGATTAGCGAGCGGCGTCTTCCTGACAGTTGTCAGCCCCGCTGGCTCAAGGCGGATCGCCGTTTATTGAGCCAGGTTGGGGGAATGACGATAGATCTGGAAAACCAGAAGATTGCAACCGTTCTAGGTCGTTCCGGACGTCACCAGTGGATGCGCTTTGCAGAGCCGAAAAATCAGCACTCGAATGGGGTAGATCCCAAACAATCTGGTGAAATCAAAAACCGCCCGGAATAAGATTACGCTTAATTATAGCGCCGCAACAGTCCTGCCATTTTACCCTGTATCCGCACCTCACCAGCGCCAAAAATCTGCGGTTCATAAGCGGGGTTTGCAGGATCAAGGCGAACCTGCCCGTCATCTTTGAACAGATATTTGAGCGTGGCTTCCTCATCATGAACCAGCGCAACGACTATCTCACCATTACGGGCTGTTTCCGTGCGCTGGATAAGCGCATAGTCACCGTCCAAGATGCCCGCTTCAATCATCGAATCGCCCGATACTTCCAAGGCATAATGCTCGCCAGAGCCGAGCAGAGCCGCAGGGACACTGAGGGCCGACTGACCTTCAAGGGCTTCGATGGGAACACCGGCAGCAATTTTGCCATGCAACGGAATTTCGATCACATCATTGGCGGCAACTGGAATTTCTTTCATCGGTGCAGAGGGCGCTCGCTCAGGAGCTATGCTGACGACATTGGGCGCCACGGGTTTTGAAGTGCCGCCTTCCGGGAGTTTGGTCACTTCCAGTGCCCGTGCCCGGTTAGGGAGACGCCGTAAAAAGCCACGTTCTTCCAAGGCGCTGATCAACCGATGAACGCCGGATTTCGACTTCAGGCCCAATGCGTCCTTCATTTCTTCAAAAGAGGGGGATACGCCTGATTCTTCCAGGCTGTTATGAATGAAGCACAGCAATTCATGTTGTTTGGGTGTGAGCATATTTCATGTCCTTATCGGGAACGAATAAAGAACAATTATGAAACAAACCGTGCCAAGTCAAGTATTTTAGATAGCGATATAGGAAACCGTGGCGCCGACCGGTTGCTCCGGGCTATGTGCGGGACGAAACAGCAGCGCGTCGGCGGCGGCGAGTATCGAAAGCTTGGCGCTGTCCTGGCTGTCAAACGCGGTAATGCCACCGTCAATAATCTGTGCGCGAAGAAATTCGGCACGCTGACCGGTGGCCGGAAGTATTATATTAGTCTTGGCTGTTTGCATGACAGGCATATATTCTTGCGCGCCGGCCAGATAGCGGATCAGCGGCACCAGAAACAGGGTCGCCGTAACAAAGGCAGAACCCGGATTGCCGGGCAGGGCGAGAACAAGGCTGTTGCCTAGCTTTCCTGCCATGAGTGGTTTGCCCGGTTTCATTGCTATTTTCCAGAAATCCGTTTGACCGCCAAGCCGCTTAAAAGCAGGGGCGACCAGATCATGATCCCCTACCGATGCGCCTCCGATAGTGACGATGACATCACAGTCCCTGGCGCTCTCCAACGCTTCACACAGGCTATCCAGATCGTCTTTTATGCGGCT
Proteins encoded in this region:
- a CDS encoding ComEC/Rec2 family competence protein produces the protein MQSGVDPNSSCVTPDNIGMTTISGSIGKALSMPFRARQLPEYIRNWQFFTRLEVQLEKERDRLALWVPVGVGTGIAVWFILANIALWTAFIALSVGLALSVKAGDRGQRLSSAFSWFMILLAVGCAVMWLRSWAVASPVLDRPTVTSFYAEVEKVEVVSARDIVRLTLKTHEKQKLPPRVRVNIPIDRAVVDLQAGTVIQLRARLMPPAMSSLPGAYDFSRRAWFMGLGATGQLLGEIRVVQPVEPSWGPFSAMPEYRQKLSHHVQSRMAGGAGAIGATLATGDRGAISDEDAEAMRRSGLAHLLSISGLHVTAVVGAVYLLVLRLLALFPPLVLRYRLPIIAAGFAAIAALSYTLMTGAQVPTIRACVAALLVLMALMLGRNAITLRMVAAGALFVLIVWPESLVGPSFQLSFAAVTAIIAMHEHPKIQALFARREEGIVKRLGRIILALFLTGLVVELALMPIALFHFHKAGIYGALANIVAIPLTTFVIMPLEALALLLDTVGLGAPFWWLCEKALGSLLLLAHFVSSRPGSVTMLPTMPLTAFGLVIAGGLWLCLWGQRWRIWGLAPVCLGIVIIATTRAPDLYITSDGRHVGIRNDAGELAMLRTRSGDFVRNMLLENAGIDGETTALEDWPNAHCNSDSCTITMAIGDRDWVIVATRSSYYIPAMALSAACRHADIVISERRLPDSCQPRWLKADRRLLSQVGGMTIDLENQKIATVLGRSGRHQWMRFAEPKNQHSNGVDPKQSGEIKNRPE
- the lexA gene encoding transcriptional repressor LexA, translating into MLTPKQHELLCFIHNSLEESGVSPSFEEMKDALGLKSKSGVHRLISALEERGFLRRLPNRARALEVTKLPEGGTSKPVAPNVVSIAPERAPSAPMKEIPVAANDVIEIPLHGKIAAGVPIEALEGQSALSVPAALLGSGEHYALEVSGDSMIEAGILDGDYALIQRTETARNGEIVVALVHDEEATLKYLFKDDGQVRLDPANPAYEPQIFGAGEVRIQGKMAGLLRRYN
- the gltX gene encoding glutamate--tRNA ligase, coding for MNLNKSEQVVTRFAPSPTGFLHIGGARTAMFNWLFARHHGGKALLRIEDTDKARSTQEAIDAILEGLDWLGLDWDDEPVFQSERAARHAEVAHELLAAGNAYKCFATPEELTAMREQQKAEKKPMRYDGRWRDRDPSEAPEGAPYVIRLKTETGGKMTVTDAVQGEVSVQNSEIDDFILLRSDGTPTYMLAVVVDDHDMGVTHLIRGDDHLNNAFRQLAMIRAMGWKEPTYAHIPLIHGNDGAKLSKRHGALGVEAYRDMGIMSDAMFNYLLRLGWGHGDDEIISREQAIEWFGLSGVGKSPSRFDAKKLQNLNGQYIREADDNGLVLLTSPLIEEELGTKLAPAEAELLAQAMPVLKSRAKNLIELANNSLFLYKKRPLDLDEKAQSLLDADARQLLESIHSTLTDLDDWTIESTEDRVKAIAEAAELGLGKLAQPMRAALTGSTSSPGIFDVLILLGKEESLGRLADQIK
- a CDS encoding ATP-binding protein; this encodes MTVSGNLAEPVRGQLDSDGRLIAADPLLLRLHLHCGGYEGGPLAVPQLSNLCRLSRQLNMNLSRPVQAADDDNLINMWVETRLHRGENDGNIAISIIDWKETPVPSNSGASLGRQRDFDRLNGRGSIRTDASLRIMALSLPDDLDAVEKYIGQSLLDVVDFIAPSKQSVLIESISERQPVRGQNVRQKYGKKLHYILSGQPLIDNEGLFSGYRFSLELDENEATGDILDEPGSSIPKNELISDSLFGSQLGPALRQPLGKIIANAETIGSRLEGPLRGDYSDYAKDIASAGRHLMDLVNDLSDLEAIQRTGFSVAADDIDLVDLCHRAAGLLAVKAADHQIRIDLPDKDIEMPVRGEFRRVLQILVNLIGNAIRYSPDGSVIKLQVVQDGEYSAITVRDQGAGIAEDDHQRIFEKFERLGRSGDGGSGLGLFISRRLANAMDGSLSVESAVGKGSTFKLSLPSRAV
- a CDS encoding Hpt domain-containing protein, with the protein product MSFDYGALDAALAAAVGDDQSLIAELRTAFLESAKRQVDLLHRARCDANWEYAAWRLKGLAASFGATHVIALAEEAATAAPGEPTVLKKLERAIAAIENHRD
- a CDS encoding citrate synthase yields the protein MGNNSASFNLGGENYEFPVMQGTEGPDVVDIRKLYGQTGAFTYDPGFKSTASCESELTFIDGGEGVLLHRGYPIGQLAEKSSFMEVAHLLLRGELPSADEYAEFTNTITRHTMLHDQFSTFYNGFRRDAHPMAIMCGVVGALSAFYHDSTDISDPEQRMIASHRLIAKMPTIAAMAYKYAVGQPFMHPDNSLSYTGNFLRMTFGVPAEPYEVVPAVEKAMDRIFILHADHEQNASTSTVRLAGSSGANPFACIAAGIACLWGPAHGGANEAALNMLHEIGHPDRIPEYIARAKDKNDPFRLMGFGHRVYKNHDPRATVMQKTVREVFDALKVNDPVFDVALQLEEMALNDDYFKEKKLFPNVDFYSGIILSAIGFPTSMFTALFALARTVGWVAQWNEMISDPGQVIGRPRQLYTGPTQRDYVEIGQR